The Leptospira harrisiae sequence AGAATGGAACACTCTTGTTCACCTTGCCTCTTCTTATGTGCGCAACGAAGAAAAGTATTTGGAGATTCAAAAACAAACTCCACCAGAAGACCCAGATTCAAAAACTAATTGGGAAACAAATGTTAAAAATTTAAAAAAAGAAATTCGAAACCATAAATCACAACTAGATCTTTTTATCGCAAAGTTTTATGCAGATTCTAAAAAAAGAAAACTAGAAGAATTGGGTCTTGATACCAAACTCTTTCGCATCCAAACCTTTCCACTTTCTGCCATGATCCAAGGGGAAACTTCTCTTGCATCTTTTGACACACAGATCATCGATAACACATCTCCACTTGCAAAAATGGATCAGTTCGACTCGATGGAAGAGAGTTTAGTCGAGTCCTTCCAACGACTTTCAGATGATATTTCTTCACTAGATGAAAACGAAAAACAATATGTTTACGAATGGGAAGACAGAGAAATCCAAGCCCTCCACTCTCCCCTTTTCCGTCATCAAAACTCAACAAAAAGAGCATTCAACCTAAGTAGCGTTAAATCTAGTTTAGGAGACTACAGGGAAGTTATCAAAGAAGATTATCGAATCACAAACGAACTAGCCGAACTCATTCCGAAATTGAGAGAACGCATTCAATTTTTGAAAAATGCGAAACCACCCATCCCTCCAGCAAAGGACAAACTTTTTACAAGTTTTTATAAATCCTACGGGGAACTCATCACGGAGAGAGACAAAATTTTTGACGAAGTGACAGCAAACTATCCCATTCCCTTGGAAACTTGGGAAAAAATTGAAGCATTACGAAGTTTGCGAGACGTAACCTTGGAAGATTGGGTTTTGATGAAATTCAAAACAGATCCCACCGAATACGAACGTTATTACCAAGATCCAGACGCTCGAGAAATCCAAAGGAATCGGTGGAAGGCCATTCGCAAGTGGATTCTCACCGCCGAACAAGAAACTCCCACAAAAGAATTAAAAAAACTATTCCCCGATGGGAGTTTTGGTCATTCCCGAAGCGAATCAGAAGAAATCATGTGGAAGTTAGATGGAACTCATCTTCTGGAATCGGAAAATGTTCCAAACTTAGTTTTACGTGATAATTTTTCTGGGTTGATTCGAACATTGGTCGACAGAACGGATGGAATTCGGGCTATCAAAGACAATAGAAATCAAATTGTATTTACGGCGATTACTATCTGTTTGGTGGCAATTTTATTTGCAATTTTTATCTCTGGAGTTGTGGTCCAGAAAATTCGAAACATCATTCGAAGTGCAGAAGATGTAGGCCAAGGAAATCTTCATGTCCATTTTGATGATGGTGGGAATGATGAATTTGGAAACCTAACTGTTGCACTTAACCAGATGGTTTCCGGACTAAAAGAAAGAGAAAAAATGCGAGGAGTCCTCGGAAGTATGGTGGACCCGGTGGTGGTCGGAGAAGCTCTCAAAGATTTAGAAAAACTAAAACAAGGAAGTGAAAAAATCATCACTGCTTTCTTTTCTGATATTGCTGGATTTAGCACCATTTCGGAAAAATTAAATTCAAAGGAACTAGCCAATCTTCTCAACGAATACTTATCAGCCATGACCATCATCTTGAAACACCATGATGGAGTTTTGGATAAATACATTGGGGATGCCATAGTGGGAGTGTTTAATGCACCACTGGATGTGGAAAATCATTGTTTGAAAGCAGTATCTGCCAGTGTTGAAATGCGAGATAAACTTGAGGTATTAAAGGCTGAGTGGATAGAAAAAAATAAATACATCCCAGAAGCCCATACTATGAAGTTTCGCATTGGACTAAACATGGGTTATGCGAAAGTTGGATTTATGGGAACCGATGCCCTGGCTTCCTATACAATGATGGGTGATACTGTCAACTTAGCGGCACGACTAGAAGCGGCTGGAAAAGATTATGGTGTTTGTATTTTGGTTTCTGAATTTGTTCACGATGAAATCAAAGACCATTTTTTCACAAGAAAGTTGGACATTGTGCGTGTGAAGGGAAAAACCAAACCAGTCACTCTCTATGAGGTCAGAGCTAAAAAAGGCGATGAAACAGAAGAAGATCGTAAGTTTGTGGAAGCCTATGAAACTGCACTTTTTTCCTATTTAAACCGTAAGTTTGAGGAAGCAGGGAAAAAATTCTACACACTTCTCACCACAAATGGGGACGAAGCCTGCAAACTCCTGTGGGAACGGTGCCAATATTACTTAGAAACTCCCCCAGAACCAGACTGGGATGGGGCATTTACCAGGACAAAAAAGTAAGGAATCTGCGAAAAATTTCAATAAAATGGAAATTTCATCCAATAAAGTATAACAAATCCTTGCATTTTCAGAGGTGAATTTTAGAATTGGAATCACTCATCTTACAGGAGAAAAACCATGGCACTACGTTTAGGCGACGAAGCACCGAATTTCCAAGCGGAAACCTCTGAAGGCAAAATTGACTTTCATGAATTTTTAGGACAAGGTTGGGGGATTTTATTTTCTCACCCAAAAGACTACACTCCAGTTTGTACAACAGAACTCGGATACGTGGCAAAAATTAAACCAGAGTTCGAAAAACGTAATGTGAAAGTGATCGCACTTTCTGTTGACCCAGTCGACAGCCACAAAGGTTGGATCTCTGATATCAACGAAACACAAGGAACCAAAGTAAACTACCCTATCATTGCGGATGCGGATCGTAAGGTATCTAACCTTTATGATATGATCCACCCGAATGCAAGTGAAACTACCACAGTTCGTTCTGTATTTGTTGTTGGACCTGACAAAAAAGTAAAATTAACTCTTACTTATCCAGCTTCTACAGGCAGAAACTTTGATGAACTTTTGCGTGTGATTGATTCTTTACAACTCACTTCTCAGTTTAGCGTAGCAACTCCTGCAAACTGGAAAGATGGGGAAGACACAATCATCGTTCCTTCTGTTTCTGATGAAGATGCGAAGAAAAAATTTCCTAAGGGATTTAGAACTATCAAACCTTATTTGCGTTACACACCGCAACCAAACAAGTAATTTAAACTTGGCGGGTAATCCCACCCGCCTATTTTATACTTATGAATATCAAACTGAGTCGAATTGAATCCCCATACGTTTTAGAAGCAACGAATGAATCTGGTAATTCCATTCGCATCGATGCCTCTCCCGAAATTGGTGGAAAAAATTCTGGTCCAAGGCCTATGGAACTTTTGATCATGGGACTTGCTAGTTGTAGTAGCATTGATGTTTTGATGATTCTCGCCAAACATAGAATCGAAGTGAAAGACTATTCTGTGGAAGTGGATGCAGAAAGAGAAAAAGTCGAAGAAGCCAATCTCTTTAAAAACATCCATTTGAAGTTTAAAGTGAAAGGTGATTTTAATGAAGACCAAGTCAAACGTGCGGTTGATCTAAGTTTAGAAAAATACTGTTCCGTTGCCAAAACACTCGAAAAAACTGCAAAAATTACTTATGAATTTGAGTTAGTTCCCTAATTTCCAAGTCAATTAAAACATAAATGTTTCGATTCTATTTTGGAATTACCAAAGTAGGAAATGTTTGTTTTCCCTACTTTCGCATTTATTCCTATTTTAATTCGTTTAAGTCCCAATTGTATTCGTTATAAACAATTTTAGCATCTGGTTTGATAGTTTCTTCAAAACCTTCTTGCAAATATTGAATGAGAGTGGTTTTTTTTGTAAAATCTGTCTGGAACCAATTAAAGATTTTACTTAAGTACAAAGTGTTCGTTGTTTTATCGTAAGAGTTCTTTTTGGGATTTTTTAAGAAACCGAGTTTGGCTGACTGGAGTTGTTTTTCCAAATTAACTGCTGTATAGGCTTCCGAAGCTAAATTAGGACATCCAATTGATGCACATACAATGGCAAAGTGAATCCTTGGTTCATTAAAATCCTTTCTTAACTTCTCATGTTCAATCCAATCAAGATGTCTGGATTTTCCAAGGAGAGTATAGAATTCTTTTTTCCAAGGAATTCCGCGTGCTAAATTTATTTTAGAAAAAGGTGACC is a genomic window containing:
- a CDS encoding adenylate/guanylate cyclase domain-containing protein, which gives rise to MIQSGLTSVWKILSEGIRAKLAWFTGTLIALTILLLSIITVRQQTAILSESYEKQAAVSKNFIASLVMEIENISQNLIRIEEFKSRIEKQREELKKYRTAKVVTQKKTVSVFGFQTNLFGSLGTSKVVKKVDTFFSVYLTKDDVDVLEREIRHQLREAANRNISEKEWNTLVHLASSYVRNEEKYLEIQKQTPPEDPDSKTNWETNVKNLKKEIRNHKSQLDLFIAKFYADSKKRKLEELGLDTKLFRIQTFPLSAMIQGETSLASFDTQIIDNTSPLAKMDQFDSMEESLVESFQRLSDDISSLDENEKQYVYEWEDREIQALHSPLFRHQNSTKRAFNLSSVKSSLGDYREVIKEDYRITNELAELIPKLRERIQFLKNAKPPIPPAKDKLFTSFYKSYGELITERDKIFDEVTANYPIPLETWEKIEALRSLRDVTLEDWVLMKFKTDPTEYERYYQDPDAREIQRNRWKAIRKWILTAEQETPTKELKKLFPDGSFGHSRSESEEIMWKLDGTHLLESENVPNLVLRDNFSGLIRTLVDRTDGIRAIKDNRNQIVFTAITICLVAILFAIFISGVVVQKIRNIIRSAEDVGQGNLHVHFDDGGNDEFGNLTVALNQMVSGLKEREKMRGVLGSMVDPVVVGEALKDLEKLKQGSEKIITAFFSDIAGFSTISEKLNSKELANLLNEYLSAMTIILKHHDGVLDKYIGDAIVGVFNAPLDVENHCLKAVSASVEMRDKLEVLKAEWIEKNKYIPEAHTMKFRIGLNMGYAKVGFMGTDALASYTMMGDTVNLAARLEAAGKDYGVCILVSEFVHDEIKDHFFTRKLDIVRVKGKTKPVTLYEVRAKKGDETEEDRKFVEAYETALFSYLNRKFEEAGKKFYTLLTTNGDEACKLLWERCQYYLETPPEPDWDGAFTRTKK
- a CDS encoding OsmC family protein — translated: MNIKLSRIESPYVLEATNESGNSIRIDASPEIGGKNSGPRPMELLIMGLASCSSIDVLMILAKHRIEVKDYSVEVDAEREKVEEANLFKNIHLKFKVKGDFNEDQVKRAVDLSLEKYCSVAKTLEKTAKITYEFELVP
- a CDS encoding DUF547 domain-containing protein, with product MKQFLFTFLCIGLWQGAFGQSFDHKHSVWDSILKKNVKNGLVSYKGIQSEEGSFKQYLESLSKVSEAQYQGFNEKEKISFLINAYNAFTVKLILDHYPVESITEIGSPFSKINLARGIPWKKEFYTLLGKSRHLDWIEHEKLRKDFNEPRIHFAIVCASIGCPNLASEAYTAVNLEKQLQSAKLGFLKNPKKNSYDKTTNTLYLSKIFNWFQTDFTKKTTLIQYLQEGFEETIKPDAKIVYNEYNWDLNELK
- a CDS encoding peroxiredoxin produces the protein MALRLGDEAPNFQAETSEGKIDFHEFLGQGWGILFSHPKDYTPVCTTELGYVAKIKPEFEKRNVKVIALSVDPVDSHKGWISDINETQGTKVNYPIIADADRKVSNLYDMIHPNASETTTVRSVFVVGPDKKVKLTLTYPASTGRNFDELLRVIDSLQLTSQFSVATPANWKDGEDTIIVPSVSDEDAKKKFPKGFRTIKPYLRYTPQPNK